Proteins from one Bartonella sp. HY328 genomic window:
- the cbiB gene encoding adenosylcobinamide-phosphate synthase CbiB: MIEWKIFLQHSILVLIFALIIDAIIGDPKWLWKNIPHPIIGFGKLITVAEKWGNNKNFSNYIKKLNGFITIFILCSIAIFMGVIVEYVCWQSGYWGISLEILVVACFLAQKSLYDHVFDVYHQFKIYGIEGARHAISMIVGRNPDNLDEAAISRAAIESLAENSSDGVMAPILFYLFFGLPGLLFYKMVNTADSMIGHKNLRYFYFGYFAAKLDDVANFIPARITAFIGLIAALIKKGTIVFKKCFVNMMYDGPRHRSPNGGWPESVYAAFLDIQLSGPRIYDGIIVDEPLQNINGRIAKMEDIKVALAFFKTNMRLVLLIFLIVYICTFIF, encoded by the coding sequence ATGATTGAATGGAAAATATTTTTGCAACATAGCATATTGGTTTTGATTTTTGCTTTGATAATTGATGCCATAATTGGTGATCCAAAATGGCTATGGAAGAATATTCCACATCCTATAATCGGATTTGGAAAATTAATAACTGTCGCTGAAAAATGGGGAAACAATAAAAATTTTTCTAATTATATCAAAAAGCTAAATGGTTTTATTACAATTTTTATTTTGTGTTCGATAGCAATTTTTATGGGTGTTATCGTAGAATATGTTTGCTGGCAAAGCGGTTATTGGGGGATTTCGTTAGAAATACTAGTGGTTGCATGTTTTTTAGCGCAAAAAAGTCTCTATGATCATGTTTTTGATGTCTATCATCAATTTAAAATATATGGCATTGAAGGCGCGCGTCATGCGATATCGATGATTGTCGGACGAAATCCCGACAATCTTGATGAGGCTGCTATTTCTCGTGCAGCGATTGAAAGTCTTGCCGAGAATAGTTCTGATGGTGTTATGGCGCCAATCTTATTTTATCTTTTCTTTGGTTTGCCAGGTCTCTTATTTTATAAAATGGTTAATACTGCCGATTCTATGATTGGGCATAAAAATTTGCGTTATTTTTATTTTGGATATTTTGCAGCCAAATTAGATGATGTTGCCAACTTTATTCCAGCGCGAATTACAGCTTTTATTGGGCTTATAGCTGCACTAATCAAAAAGGGAACTATAGTCTTTAAAAAATGTTTTGTTAATATGATGTATGATGGCCCTAGGCATCGTTCGCCCAATGGCGGTTGGCCGGAGAGCGTTTATGCGGCTTTTTTAGATATTCAGCTTTCAGGGCCAAGAATATATGATGGCATCATCGTGGATGAGCCATTACAGAATATTAATGGCCGCATTGCCAAAATGGAAGACATTAAGGTTGCTCTTGCTTTTTTTAAGACTAATATGCGACTGGTTTTATTAATTTTTTTAATAGTTTATATTTGTACTTTTATTTTTTAA
- a CDS encoding Do family serine endopeptidase: MTKSSRFRFAHRFLSAVSLSTIMLGSVVLSGPLTFSSAALADPVFVEGPKQTGFADVVDKVKPAVVSVQVKSDARPQEADGPFFGGPDFDQLPDGHPLKRFFRDFQGGPFGPDGPRGPHAKPGKPGKPDAPGRMRPVSQGSGFFISEDGYVVTNNHVVSDGSAYVVVLDDGTELDAKLIGTDPRTDLAVIKVDSDRKFPYVGFADDNKTRVGDWVVAVGNPFGLGGTVTAGIVSARGRDIGASVYDDFIQIDAAVNKGNSGGPTFNLNGQVVGINTAIFSPSGGNVGIAFAIPATTAQQVVNQLIEHGKVQRGWLGVQIQPVTKEIADSLGLKEAKGALIADPMDGPAAKAGIKASDVIVSVNDEPVNDARDLARKIAAIAPNEKVTLGVWREGKKENIEVTIAAMPSKENGGAIAAKPDAEADDSLNDYGLTVTPAEDGKGGVVVTDVDRDSDAAEKGIRPGDIIRQVNSQDVASAQDIVKAITEAVKAGRLNVALRVETDNKSRFVPIIVKAK, encoded by the coding sequence ATGACGAAGTCAAGCCGCTTTCGTTTTGCCCATCGTTTTTTGTCAGCAGTCAGCCTATCAACTATTATGCTAGGTTCTGTGGTGTTGAGTGGGCCACTAACATTTTCAAGTGCCGCCCTTGCTGATCCAGTTTTTGTTGAAGGCCCTAAACAAACGGGTTTTGCTGATGTGGTGGACAAGGTAAAACCCGCAGTTGTTTCTGTTCAAGTGAAAAGCGACGCTCGCCCTCAAGAAGCCGACGGTCCTTTCTTTGGTGGGCCAGATTTTGATCAGTTACCTGATGGTCATCCATTAAAGCGTTTCTTCCGCGATTTCCAAGGTGGACCATTCGGTCCTGACGGTCCTCGTGGTCCCCATGCGAAGCCGGGAAAACCAGGTAAACCTGATGCCCCTGGGCGTATGCGCCCTGTATCGCAAGGATCTGGCTTTTTCATTTCGGAAGATGGTTATGTTGTAACCAATAATCATGTTGTATCCGATGGTTCAGCTTACGTTGTTGTGCTTGATGATGGCACTGAACTTGATGCCAAGCTCATTGGTACAGATCCGCGTACCGATTTGGCGGTTATTAAAGTCGATAGTGATCGTAAATTTCCTTATGTGGGATTTGCTGATGACAACAAGACACGCGTCGGTGACTGGGTGGTTGCAGTTGGAAACCCCTTCGGTCTTGGCGGCACGGTAACAGCTGGCATCGTATCTGCACGTGGTCGTGATATCGGCGCAAGTGTTTATGATGATTTTATTCAAATTGATGCGGCGGTCAATAAGGGCAATTCTGGCGGTCCAACTTTTAACCTCAATGGACAGGTCGTGGGTATTAATACAGCGATATTTTCTCCATCAGGTGGTAATGTTGGTATAGCTTTTGCAATTCCTGCAACAACAGCACAGCAAGTAGTTAATCAACTTATTGAACATGGAAAAGTGCAACGCGGATGGCTTGGTGTCCAAATTCAACCGGTTACTAAAGAAATTGCCGATTCCCTTGGTTTAAAGGAAGCCAAAGGTGCGTTGATTGCCGATCCAATGGATGGTCCAGCAGCTAAGGCCGGTATCAAGGCAAGTGACGTGATTGTTTCAGTCAATGATGAGCCAGTGAATGACGCAAGAGATCTTGCGCGTAAAATTGCGGCTATTGCACCTAATGAAAAGGTTACACTTGGCGTATGGCGTGAAGGTAAGAAGGAAAATATTGAGGTTACTATTGCTGCTATGCCAAGCAAGGAAAATGGTGGAGCTATTGCAGCAAAACCGGATGCTGAAGCTGATGATAGCTTAAATGATTATGGATTAACCGTTACGCCTGCCGAAGATGGTAAGGGTGGGGTAGTCGTTACCGATGTTGATCGTGATAGTGATGCTGCAGAAAAAGGTATTCGCCCAGGTGATATCATCCGTCAGGTAAATAGTCAGGATGTCGCATCAGCACAGGATATAGTCAAGGCAATCACCGAGGCTGTAAAAGCTGGCCGCTTAAATGTTGCATTGCGTGTTGAAACCGATAATAAATCACGCTTTGTACCGATCATCGTAAAGGCTAAATAA